Proteins co-encoded in one Streptomyces roseochromogenus subsp. oscitans DS 12.976 genomic window:
- a CDS encoding VOC family protein, with product MSYDRQYPHTSELPAAAVQLNHTAVYASDRHLSAEFLAAILGLEVGAPFGPFLPVDLGNGVTLDYYEKRDEPIQSQHYAFLVPDEQFDAVIARLEAVGVTYYADPSHTEPGQINRLFGGRGAYFDDPDGHNLEIMTRPYARP from the coding sequence ATGTCCTATGACCGGCAGTACCCGCACACATCCGAGCTGCCGGCCGCCGCCGTCCAGCTGAACCACACCGCCGTCTACGCCAGCGACCGACACCTGTCTGCCGAGTTCCTCGCCGCGATCCTGGGTCTTGAGGTCGGCGCCCCGTTCGGGCCATTCCTGCCCGTCGACCTCGGCAACGGCGTGACGCTCGACTACTACGAGAAGCGCGACGAGCCGATCCAGTCGCAGCACTACGCCTTCCTCGTACCTGACGAGCAGTTCGACGCCGTGATCGCACGCTTGGAGGCGGTTGGTGTCACGTACTACGCCGACCCCAGCCACACCGAACCCGGCCAGATCAACCGTCTATTCGGCGGTCGGGGCGCCTACTTCGACGATCCGGACGGCCACAACCTGGAGATCATGACCCGGCCCTACGCCCGCCCTTAG
- a CDS encoding alkaline phosphatase family protein: MSLLSRIKRSRRALSLVTALPAALVGVWVAAPAAQAAALPAPDHVIVVVFENHSYEQVIGSSSAPYLNNTLVAGGGNLTQSYAITHPSQPNYLDLFSGNNQGITNDNCYTPQFSSAANLGSELIAAGKTWGSYNEGLPSQGSTVCTNSATKYAQKHNPWFAFSNVPLNTAYTFTQFPTDYTTLPKVSFVVPNLCDDMHDCSITTGDNWLKNNLGAYATWAQTHNSILAVTFDEDDSSHGNHIATVFYGAHVAPGSSTSTHYNHYDTLRTLEDLAGLTTHAGAAANASDITGIWN, translated from the coding sequence GTGTCCTTGCTGTCCCGCATCAAGCGCTCGCGCCGGGCGCTCTCCCTCGTCACCGCCCTCCCCGCCGCCCTGGTCGGGGTGTGGGTCGCCGCCCCGGCCGCTCAGGCCGCCGCTCTTCCCGCCCCCGACCACGTGATCGTGGTGGTGTTCGAGAACCACTCCTACGAGCAGGTCATCGGCAGCTCCAGCGCCCCGTACCTCAACAACACCCTGGTGGCCGGTGGCGGCAACCTCACCCAGTCGTACGCCATCACCCACCCCAGCCAGCCGAACTACCTGGACCTGTTCTCCGGCAACAACCAAGGCATCACCAACGACAACTGCTACACACCGCAGTTCAGCAGCGCCGCGAACCTCGGCTCCGAGCTCATCGCCGCCGGCAAGACGTGGGGCAGTTACAACGAGGGCCTGCCCTCCCAGGGCTCCACGGTGTGCACCAACTCCGCCACCAAGTACGCCCAGAAGCACAACCCGTGGTTCGCCTTCAGCAACGTCCCGCTGAACACGGCGTACACCTTCACGCAGTTCCCGACGGACTACACGACCCTGCCCAAGGTCTCGTTCGTCGTCCCGAACCTGTGCGACGACATGCACGACTGCTCCATCACGACGGGCGACAACTGGCTGAAGAACAACCTAGGCGCCTACGCCACCTGGGCCCAGACGCACAACAGCATCCTGGCCGTCACCTTCGACGAGGACGACAGCTCGCACGGCAACCACATCGCCACCGTGTTCTACGGTGCGCACGTCGCGCCGGGCAGCTCCACCTCGACGCACTACAACCACTACGACACGCTGCGCACCCTTGAGGACCTGGCCGGTCTGACCACCCACGCCGGGGCCGCGGCCAACGCCTCCGA